A section of the Campylobacter concisus genome encodes:
- the hemH gene encoding ferrochelatase has translation MKKALLLLNMGGANSLADVEIFLKNMFNDPYILGIKNKFLRKFVAFMITKGRLKTAKHNYEQIGGKSPICELTAKLCDKISSLQNEFDAVDFAMNYTSPFVKDVLKKYENFDEIVLLPLYPHHSQTTITSSLDDFKKAKDELEIKAKILLCGPFYDDEIYNKIIISHINEAINNIDISDVELIFSAHSLPQKIIDKGDVYEKHINEHVQILSKMIKDSGLNFKEINLAYQSRLGPVKWLEPSLNEILAKCKSKKALIYPLSFCIDNSETIFELVIEYAKIAKELNFSFYKVVWCPNFSDEFASFILQKAKTAKETNF, from the coding sequence ATGAAAAAGGCACTTTTGCTTTTGAATATGGGTGGGGCAAATAGCCTTGCTGATGTAGAAATTTTTTTAAAAAATATGTTTAATGACCCTTATATTTTGGGTATAAAGAATAAATTTTTAAGAAAATTTGTAGCTTTTATGATCACAAAAGGTAGGCTAAAAACTGCTAAGCATAACTACGAACAAATAGGCGGCAAATCGCCTATTTGCGAGCTTACAGCTAAGCTTTGCGATAAAATTTCAAGCTTACAAAATGAGTTTGATGCAGTTGATTTTGCGATGAACTATACTTCACCGTTTGTAAAAGATGTGCTTAAAAAATACGAAAATTTTGATGAGATAGTGCTTTTGCCACTTTATCCTCATCATTCGCAAACTACAATAACTTCGAGTTTAGATGACTTTAAAAAAGCAAAAGATGAGCTAGAGATAAAGGCTAAAATTTTGCTTTGCGGGCCATTTTATGATGATGAAATTTATAATAAAATCATAATCTCACATATAAATGAAGCCATAAATAACATAGATATAAGCGATGTGGAGCTTATCTTTTCAGCTCATTCGTTGCCTCAAAAAATTATTGATAAAGGCGATGTCTACGAAAAACATATAAATGAGCATGTGCAAATTCTAAGCAAAATGATAAAAGATAGCGGATTAAACTTCAAAGAGATAAATTTAGCCTACCAATCGCGTCTTGGGCCTGTAAAATGGCTAGAGCCCTCACTAAATGAAATTTTGGCAAAGTGTAAGAGTAAAAAGGCTCTTATCTATCCACTCTCTTTTTGTATTGATAACTCTGAGACTATTTTTGAGCTAGTTATTGAGTATGCAAAGATCGCAAAAGAGCTAAATTTTAGCTTCTATAAAGTTGTTTGGTGCCCAAATTTTAGTGATGAGTTTGCTAGTTTTATCTTACAAAAAGCAAAGACAGCTAAAGAGACTAACTTTTAG
- a CDS encoding response regulator encodes MKVQNNDIIDYLLQSGSSKTKDKKNSFDEILNLAMDKIASDAKISDKIEQFKKRLTEIGAVGFISELNSNKIEEKIAQKKKELTELLGIDDPAKTQDQKNELLKIMDKILSDYRKELNVALANQALLEKQKNLNSKSSSSVNLSSVLNELGLA; translated from the coding sequence ATGAAAGTACAAAATAACGACATAATCGATTATTTATTGCAATCAGGCTCAAGCAAAACTAAAGATAAAAAAAATAGTTTTGATGAAATTTTAAACCTTGCTATGGATAAAATCGCAAGCGATGCAAAAATTTCAGATAAGATTGAACAGTTTAAAAAAAGACTTACTGAGATCGGCGCAGTTGGTTTTATAAGTGAGCTAAATTCTAACAAGATAGAAGAGAAAATAGCCCAAAAGAAAAAGGAGCTAACTGAACTTCTAGGCATAGATGATCCCGCAAAAACACAGGATCAAAAAAATGAGCTGCTTAAGATAATGGATAAAATTTTAAGTGATTACCGCAAAGAGCTAAATGTAGCACTTGCTAATCAAGCTCTGCTAGAGAAGCAAAAAAATCTTAATAGTAAGAGTAGTAGCTCGGTTAATCTAAGTTCTGTTTTAAATGAGCTAGGACTTGCTTAA
- a CDS encoding phosphatidylglycerophosphatase A family protein — translation MQKLFLTFFGFGLLPKAPGTWGSIAGAVIAYFVLYFLSSTTLFLASILLFLVSISIIDDFEKKVNSHDESFIVIDEVAGVWLAIAISGATISQLILSLVLFRVLDIKKPSIIGRIDRNVKGGLGVMGDDMVAGFFAGIISAIIYGAAIKFGITLP, via the coding sequence ATGCAAAAACTATTTTTAACTTTTTTTGGATTTGGACTTTTGCCAAAAGCGCCTGGTACTTGGGGTTCTATCGCTGGCGCTGTAATAGCTTATTTTGTGCTTTATTTTTTATCATCAACCACGCTTTTTCTAGCTAGTATTTTGCTATTTTTGGTAAGCATTAGCATTATTGATGATTTTGAAAAAAAGGTAAATTCTCACGATGAAAGTTTTATCGTTATAGACGAAGTTGCTGGAGTTTGGCTTGCTATTGCCATTAGTGGAGCTACGATCTCTCAACTCATACTCTCGCTTGTGCTTTTTAGAGTGCTTGATATCAAAAAGCCTTCCATAATAGGCAGGATCGACCGCAATGTAAAAGGTGGCCTTGGCGTAATGGGCGATGATATGGTAGCTGGTTTTTTTGCTGGAATAATTAGCGCAATAATATACGGGGCTGCTATAAAATTTGGCATAACTTTGCCGTAA
- a CDS encoding sulfate adenylyltransferase: MTSARKNSEISINTEVFGALELIKNKILSDYDSLMDDEQIKEVGKKGYFNSEPMPYSFGFAPFGELNQNIASKLTSGQKVNLSLDGKIVGHINVAKVFKFDESMRAKNIFLANEASNDKELNLGKYGISGEFELYDESMQISKNALNDLIKEDGAKKITAVFLTADPFNRAHERLVRMTIDKADLVIIFLIRTREEKHVDYEIRKQVLDYFIQNYLPTKKVFVFALKNTTLFSSHANPTLECIAASRFGANKLVIGQNHSGIGMFFDHNEAHTILDIYKNDLNLEVIVLPELVYCNKCKTLVSTKSCPHGQHHQIKYHPDVIKELLFNGIMPPAILVRPEISALVLSKLFTNRFKDVQKLCDDLFVNSGLLENKTDRDFYEELMKLYQTSSMT, translated from the coding sequence ATGACGTCAGCAAGAAAAAATAGTGAAATTTCTATAAATACCGAAGTTTTTGGTGCTTTGGAGCTAATAAAAAATAAAATTCTCTCAGATTACGACTCGTTGATGGACGATGAACAGATAAAAGAGGTGGGCAAAAAGGGCTATTTTAATAGCGAGCCGATGCCGTATTCTTTTGGATTTGCTCCATTTGGCGAGCTAAATCAAAATATTGCTAGCAAGCTTACTTCTGGACAAAAGGTAAATCTAAGTCTTGATGGTAAGATCGTTGGACACATCAATGTTGCTAAGGTCTTTAAATTTGACGAGAGCATGAGAGCTAAAAATATATTTTTAGCAAATGAAGCCAGCAATGATAAAGAGCTAAATTTAGGCAAATACGGCATTAGTGGCGAATTTGAGCTTTATGATGAAAGTATGCAAATAAGCAAAAATGCACTAAATGATCTAATAAAAGAAGATGGCGCTAAAAAGATAACGGCAGTTTTTTTAACGGCTGATCCATTTAATAGAGCTCACGAGCGCCTTGTTAGAATGACTATCGATAAGGCTGATTTAGTAATCATTTTTTTAATACGAACACGCGAAGAAAAGCACGTTGATTACGAGATTAGAAAGCAAGTGCTAGACTATTTTATACAAAATTATTTGCCAACAAAAAAAGTCTTTGTCTTTGCTCTAAAAAATACGACTCTTTTTAGCTCACATGCAAACCCAACACTTGAGTGCATCGCTGCTTCAAGATTTGGAGCAAATAAGCTAGTCATCGGGCAAAACCACTCAGGAATTGGAATGTTTTTTGATCACAATGAAGCTCATACGATTCTTGATATTTACAAAAACGACCTAAATTTAGAGGTAATCGTACTGCCAGAGCTAGTTTATTGCAATAAATGCAAGACACTAGTTAGCACCAAAAGTTGCCCACACGGACAACATCATCAGATCAAATATCATCCAGATGTCATCAAGGAGCTGCTATTTAACGGCATTATGCCACCAGCCATTCTTGTGAGGCCAGAAATTTCTGCACTAGTTTTAAGCAAACTCTTTACAAATCGTTTCAAAGACGTGCAAAAGCTTTGTGATGATCTTTTTGTAAATTCAGGACTGCTTGAAAACAAAACTGACCGTGACTTTTACGAAGAGCTTATGAAGCTTTATCAAACATCATCGATGACTTAA
- a CDS encoding response regulator, with the protein MKILIIENEIYLAGSMASKLADFGYDCEIAKSVKEALKFENFDVVLLSTTLPGQDFYPVIEKFKSSIIILLIAYINSDTVLKPIQAGAVDYIQKPFMIEELVRKIKHFEEFRNFKNEIKNYESYVNYALKEYEISSFEAKKIKFPLLLKSSKSGYSDKFIFSYVKACKLPFLFLGKACFSELEKALAKNGDELIYMTNLEELKQEEKEKILEICKKKKVAISTNDFAQKAPFDELELSGRDKNFNIDEIVTIDEYIKYIIVNYQDKFPDTELSKKLGISRKSLWEKRKKYDVSKKK; encoded by the coding sequence ATGAAAATTTTAATAATAGAAAACGAAATTTACTTAGCTGGCTCGATGGCTAGTAAACTAGCTGATTTTGGCTACGACTGCGAGATCGCTAAAAGCGTAAAAGAAGCATTGAAGTTTGAAAATTTTGATGTAGTGTTACTTTCTACCACACTTCCAGGACAGGACTTCTACCCAGTCATAGAAAAATTTAAAAGCTCTATCATCATTTTACTAATCGCTTATATCAATAGTGACACTGTGCTAAAACCGATCCAAGCAGGTGCGGTTGATTACATCCAAAAGCCATTTATGATAGAAGAGCTAGTTAGAAAGATAAAGCATTTTGAGGAATTTAGAAATTTCAAAAATGAGATCAAAAACTATGAAAGCTACGTAAATTACGCTTTAAAAGAGTATGAAATTTCTAGCTTTGAAGCAAAAAAGATAAAATTTCCACTGCTTTTAAAATCAAGCAAAAGCGGATACAGCGATAAATTTATATTTAGCTATGTAAAAGCTTGCAAATTACCATTTTTATTTTTAGGCAAAGCCTGTTTCTCTGAGCTTGAAAAGGCACTAGCCAAAAATGGTGATGAGCTAATCTATATGACAAATTTAGAGGAGCTAAAACAAGAAGAAAAAGAGAAAATTTTAGAAATTTGCAAAAAGAAAAAGGTCGCGATATCAACTAACGATTTTGCACAAAAAGCACCATTTGACGAGCTTGAGCTTTCAGGACGCGATAAAAATTTTAATATCGATGAGATAGTTACGATAGATGAATATATAAAGTACATAATCGTTAATTATCAAGATAAATTCCCTGATACAGAACTTAGCAAGAAGCTTGGAATTTCTAGAAAATCACTTTGGGAAAAGAGAAAGAAATATGACGTCAGCAAGAAAAAATAG